In the Wyeomyia smithii strain HCP4-BCI-WySm-NY-G18 chromosome 2, ASM2978416v1, whole genome shotgun sequence genome, one interval contains:
- the LOC129719582 gene encoding uncharacterized protein K02A2.6-like, with protein MSDQDFRNAIIRLTELIANQQQQIADLKRTNANPTGSERIIESLATGIDEFRYDPDGGIYFESWYARFEDVFKEDGKQLDENAKVRLLLRKIGTQFHERYVNSILPKHPREFKFEETITKLKKLFGRQTSLFNARYQCLQYMKNDADDYSSYAASINKHCEAFQLSKLSNDQFKALRFVCGLQSPRDADIRTRLIGKLEVEEFAPAVGDGAGTILTLENLVEECNRIINVKQDTKMIEKSGNDKHVNAIAHHPKPASKKKIPKTPCWLCGDPHYVKECSYQNRYCSKCKKKGHKEGYCSSAEQKSSRPVDKPRKKDTVKSKGITLVKKVDLSKKRKFIKLNLNGFPIQLQLDCASDITIISEQVWEKIGKPPTQETEVVAVSASGDEIGIIGELLANITVHGITRIGRVFVSSKPDLNVFGIETIDQFDLWSVPFNTLIQSVQQKFEPLVEKLRSRFPDVFQSSLGRCTKAQVKLYLKPNSRPVYCPKRPVAYAALPKVDAELQRLQDKGIISPVQFSDWAAPIVVVRKADNVSVRVCGDYSTGLNDVLESDCHPLPHPEDMFAELAGSRFFSHIDLSDAYLQVEVEEEFRKMLTINTHQGLFQYNRLPPGVKSAPGAFQRIIDSMVAGIPGVKPYLDDIMIAGKTQEEHDRNLYAVLERIQDYGFHLRIEKCRFSLPQIKFLGHIIDEDGLHPDPEKTRAISQMPAPKNISQLRSYLGAINYYGRFVGQMKELRAPLDRLLKKDARWDWTAECQRSFERFKTILLSDLLLTHYDPDKEIIVAGDASKDGLGAVIMHRFPNGAVKAIAHASRSLTPAEQNYGQIEKEALALIFAVTRFHKMVFGRRFTLQTDHKPLLKIFGSKKGIPVYTANRLQRWALTLMLYNFDIQFVPTASFGHADLLSRLMSSNSRPDEDYIIAALQIELDVKAILDDSISALPVTSEMIVKETSRDPVLQKVIQHINQGWPQTATQPQDPAIRQFFTRRDSLQIVQDCIMFGDRVVIPARFRKRIIRQLHRGHPGMNRMKALARSFVYWPNIDDDIETCVRHCSSCAEAAKSPRKTDLESWPIPSKPWERIHIDYAGPVNGYYYLVIVDAYSKWPEVFRTRSTTTTATLEILEETFARYGNPRTLVSDNGSQFISSTFKQFCEANGICHLTIAPYHPQSNGQAERFVDTLKRGLKKLVKGENTATFQHLQIFLSTYRSTPSRNLPEGKSPADLFLGRSIRTTLDLVKPQIPSPTEVNTKQNTQFNRRYNTIKREFKANDLVYAEVHQRNAIKWIPGTIVERKGRVNYNVLLETGRLICSHTNQLKQRHGDCDSSPVLPNMPLSMLLDEFNLQPVKPAVSEIPDESAAPVVEEASPIIPEGESDDDFQDAELASSRSLSPAQPDRPARNRRVPNWLNPYDLF; from the coding sequence GGAATCGACGAGTTCCGGTACGACCCTGACGGCGGAATATATTTTGAATCATGGTACGCTCGTTTCGAAGACGTTTTTAAGGAAGACGGAAAGCAGTTGGACGAGAACGCGAAAGTAAGGTTACTTCTACGCAAGATTGGCACGCAGTTCCACGAACGCTACGTGAACAGCATCCTGCCAAAGCACCCCCGAGAGTTCAAGTTTGAAGAAACCATCACGAAATTGAAGAAACTTTTCGGACGTCAAACTTCTTTATTCAACGCTCGCTATCAGTGTCTCCAGTACATGAAGAACGACGCTGATGATTATTCTTCGTATGCTGCTTCAATCAACAAGCACTGTGAAGCATTTCAGTTATCAAAGCTCTCTAACGATCAATTCAAAGCGCTCCGGTTCGTTTGTGGTCTCCAGTCACCACGCGATGCGGACATCCGCACACGATTGATAGGCAAGTTAGAAGTAGAAGAATTCGCACCCGCCGTCGGTGATGGAGCTGGGACAATTCTGACGCTAGAAAACCTGGTGGAAGAATGCAATCGGATCATCAATGTTAAACAGGACACCAAAATGATCGAGAAAAGTGGAAACGACAAGCACGTCAACGCTATCGCTCATCATCCGAAACCTGCTAGCAAGAAGAAGATTCCGAAAACACCCTGCTGGTTGTGTGGAGACCCGCACTATGTCAAGGAGTGCTCTTATCAAAACCGTTATTGCAGCAAGTGCAAAAAGAAGGGTCACAAGGAAGGCTATTGTTCCTCCGCTGAGCAGAAGTCATCCAGGCCGGTCGACAAACCAAGGAAAAAGGACACGGTCAAGTCCAAAGGCATCACATTGGTTAAAAAAGTCGACCTCTCAAAGAAACGAAAGTTCATCAAGTTGAATCTCAACGGCTTCCCGATCCAGTTGCAACTAGACTGTGCGTCAGACATCACAATAATCTCCGAGCAAGTCTGGGAAAAGATTGGCAAACCACCAACTCAAGAGACTGAAGTTGTAGCTGTCAGTGCATCCGGAGACGAGATTGGTATCATCGGTGAATTGCTAGCAAACATCACTGTCCATGGCATCACCAGAATAGGCCGAGTTTTTGTTTCAAGCAAACCGGATCTCAACGTCTTCGGCATCGAGACGATCGATCAATTCGATCTCTGGTCAGTTCCGTTCAACACATTGATTCAGTCTGTACAGCAGAAGTTCGAGCCCTTGGTAGAGAAGCTCCGTTCCAGATTTCCTGATGTTTTTCAAAGTTCCCTTGGTCGTTGCACCAAAGCACAAGTGAAACTGTACCTCAAACCCAATTCACGCCCTGTGTATTGTCCAAAGAGGCCGGTGGCCTACGCTGCACTTCCCAAAGTTGACGCCGAACTACAGAGATTGCAAGATAAAGGTATCATTTCACCAGTTCAATTCTCCGACTGGGCGGCCCCCATCGTGGTTGTTCGAAAGGCTGACAACGTCTCCGTTCGTGTCTGTGGTGATTACTCCACGGGTCTCAACGACGTGCTGGAATCCGATTGTCATCCTTTACCGCATCCGGAAGACATGTTTGCCGAGCTAGCTGGTTCCCGCTTTTTCTCGCACATCGATCTTTCAGATGCATACCTCCAAGTGGAAGTCGAAGAAGAATTCCGTAAGATGCTGACCATCAACACTCATCAAGGATTGTTCCAGTACAACCGTTTGCCACCCGGAGTCAAATCCGCCCCTGGTGCTTTCCAGAGAATCATCGATAGTATGGTAGCCGGCATTCCAGGTGTCAAACCATATCTTGACGACATCATGATTGCTGGAAAAACTCAAGAGGAACACGATCGCAACCTTTACGCTGTCTTGGAACGAATTCAAGACTATGGATTTCATCTCCGCATTGAGAAGTGCCGTTTCTCACTTCCACAGATTAAATTCCTGGGTCACATCATTGACGAGGATGGTCTCCACCCTGATCCTGAGAAGACGCGAGCCATTTCCCAGATGCCAGCCCCGAAGAACATTTCGCAGCTGCGATCTTATTTGGGAGCAATCAACTACTATGGACGATTCGTTGGCCAAATGAAAGAGCTTCGTGCGCCACTGGACCGTCTGCTGAAGAAGGACGCTCGCTGGGATTGGACCGCCGAATGCCAGAGGTCTTTCGAACGTTTTAAGACAATCCTCCTTTCCGATTTGTTGCTGACTCACTACGATCCAGATAAGGAAATCATCGTTGCCGGTGACGCTTCTAAGGATGGTTTGGGTGCAGTGATTATGCACCGTTTTCCGAATGGCGCGGTCAAGGCCATCGCACACGCTTCAAGGTCACTGACACCAGCTGAACAAAACTACGGACAGATCGAGAAGGAAGCTCTAGCGCTTATTTTTGCAGTTACCCGTTTTCACAAAATGGTTTTCGGACGTAGATTCACTCTTCAAACCGACCACAAGCCGTTGCTGAAAATATTTGGAAGCAAGAAGGGTATTCCAGTTTACACCGCAAATCGCCTACAACGCTGGGCACTCACGCTGATGCTTTATAATTTCGACATCCAGTTTGTGCCGACTGCAAGTTTTGGTCACGCTGATCTCCTGTCACGCCTGATGAGTTCAAACAGTAGACCGGACGAAGACTACATCATCGCTGCTTTGCAAATTGAATTGGATGTGAAAGCGATCCTCGACGACTCCATCTCTGCTTTACCGGTCACATCTGAAATGATAGTCAAGGAAACAAGTCGTGATCCAGTCCTACAAAAGGTGATCCAGCACATCAATCAAGGTTGGCCGCAAACTGCAACCCAACCACAGGATCCAGCCATTCGTCAGTTTTTCACCAGACGAGATAGCCTGCAGATCGTTCAAGATTGCATAATGTTTGGTGATCGGGTCGTTATTCCAGCACGTTTCCGTAAGCGCATCATTCGTCAATTGCATCGAGGACATCCTGGAATGAATCGCATGAAAGCGTTAGCTAGAAGCTTCGTTTACTGGCCAAACATAGACGACGATATAGAAACTTGTGTTCGACATTGCAGTTCCTGTGCCGAAGCCGCCAAATCCCCGAGAAAAACTGATCTGGAGTCCTGGCCGATTCCGTCGAAACCCTGGGAGCGCATTCACATCGACTACGCTGGCCCCGTGAATGGTTACTACTATTTGGTTATCGTCGACGCTTACTCAAAATGGCCCGAAGTTTTCCGCACCCGCAGTACAACAACGACAGCAACACTGGAAATTCTTGAAGAAACCTTCGCAAGGTATGGAAATCCACGAACCCTGGTGTCAGACAACGGTTCCCAGTTCATCAGTTCAACATTCAAACAGTTTTGTGAAGCAAACGGAATCTGTCACCTGACCATAGCTCCGTATCACCCGCAGTCGAATGGACAGGCTGAAAGGTTTGTTGACACACTGAAGAGGGGACTCAAGAAGCTTGTCAAGGGGGAAAACACGGCCACATTCCAACATCTCCAGATTTTCTTATCTACGTACCGCTCAACCCCGAGTCGAAACTTGCCTGAAGGAAAGTCACCTGCTGACCTGTTCCTAGGAAGATCGATCCGTACAACACTCGATCTTGTCAAGCCACAGATTCCAAGCCCAACTGAAGTAAACACGAAACAAAACACTCAGTTCAACAGACGCTACAACACCATCAAACGGGAGTTCAAAGCAAATGATCTGGTCTACGCAGAGGTACACCAACGCAATGCAATCAAGTGGATTCCTGGAACAATTGTGGAGCGCAAAGGCCGGGTAAACTACAACGTTCTGTTGGAAACTGGACGTCTCATTTGCTCGCACACAAATCAGTTGAAGCAACGTCATGGCGATTGCGACAGTTCTCCAGTATTACCCAACATGCCGCTCTCTATGCTGTTGGATGAATTCAACCTCCAACCAGTGAAGCCCGCTGTTTCTGAGATTCCAGATGAATCAGCTGCCCCTGTAGTTGAAGAAGCTTCTCCAATCATACCTGAAGGTGAATCAGATGACGATTTCCAGGATGCAGAGTTAGCCAGTAGCCGTTCCCTGTCTCCTGCCCAGCCAGACCGTCCAGCTCGAAATCGTAGGGTCCCAAATTGGTTGAACCCCTACGATCTCTTCTAA